In a genomic window of Styela clava chromosome 11, kaStyClav1.hap1.2, whole genome shotgun sequence:
- the LOC120347923 gene encoding E3 SUMO-protein ligase KIAA1586-like has product MKRRQNILQCFRKIPRTELDKACVKQNGQQALDHDITTKNMNDLQNSSREVDEEVSAIPDCWSMNQFINFKQKYDGLTLRNKRLGCDYCGRFPSELVEDCNFSPMIFLDLAELEQHGAEEIYATLLNSLHLVGFDEAYLEKNLIAFCTDGASVMLGRRSGLGIKLKNNFPDIILWHCLNHRLQLVLDAAITDIKQVNHLEIFMDKIHTIFHKSNKNQMEIFKISEELGQQIAEIGRVSGSKWSACSLESALAVWHAYPALWKYFSKFTKHSGMVARLGNKYFLDDLALMIDILQELSFLSEALQARCVTLTQAEKLVLESIKAFELLIESKGTFENKITDRIASEEFKDVQLIENHKFLCLPRKKLLEEIIENMRKKLMDNGHLTSGSDDQENTEFHQVVNLLESDTWNTQEVVVPWLAAEEKLCRFTDIFHYEIPVNDFRDYVKNVLQNFKNPVIPRSVQKAKAIVSTIAVSSAELERGFSSMNHICSDKSLVVENIANLMTINLIGLPFEIWDAAPYAKTWLRNHVADDQKLQQRVVQEYDCNQVAIWNLLK; this is encoded by the exons atgaaacggcgacaaaatattttacagtgctTCCGGAAAATTCCAAGAACTGAACTTGATAAAGCATGTGTAAAACAAAATGGACAACAAGCATTGGATCATGATATTACGACCAAAAATATGAATGATTTGCAAAATAGTAGTCGTGAGGTGGATGAAGAAGTTTCAGCTATTCCAGACTGCTGGAGTATGAATCAATTTATTAactttaaacaaaaatatgatgGTTTAACACTTCGCAATAAAAGACTTGGTTGTGATTACTGTGGTAGATTTCCATCTGAATTA GTCGAAGATTGCAATTTTTCTCCGATGATATTTTTGGATTTAGCTGAATTGGAACAACATGGAGCAGAAGAAATATATGCAACCTTATTAAATAGCTTGCATCTTGTTGGATTCGATGAGGCATATTTGGAAAAAAACCTAATCGCTTTCTGTACCGATGGAGCAAGTGTAATGCTCGGTCGTAGATCTGGATTAGGcataaaactcaaaaataatttcCCTGATATTATTCTTTGGCATTGCTTGAATCATCGCCTGCAACTAGTTTTAGATGCCGCTATCACTGATATAAAACAAGTGAATCACTTGGAAATTTTCATGGATAAAATACACACTATTTTTCATAAGTCAAATAAAAACCAAatggaaattttcaaaatttctgaaGAACTTGGACAGCAAATAGCGGAGATTGGTAGAGTTTCTGGATCAAAATGGTCTGCTTGCAGCTTAGAGTCTGCACTCGCTGTATGGCATGCTTATCCTGCCTTgtggaaatatttttctaaGTTTACCAAACATTCAGGAATGGTTGCTCGTCTTgggaacaaatattttctaGATGATTTAGCATTAATGATTGATATACTGCAAGAATTGTCCTTTCTTTCTGAAGCTCTTCAAGCTAGATGTGTAACTTTGACACAAGCTGAAAAATTAGTACTTGAGTCCATTAAAGCATTTGAACTACTAATAGAAAGTAAAGGgacatttgaaaacaaaattaccgACAGAATTGCTTCTGAGGAATTTAAAGATGTCCAGCTTATTGAAAACCACAAATTTTTATGCCTTCCTCGGAAAAAGCTGCTTGAAGAAATTATCGAAAACATGAGAAAGAAACTAATGGATAATGGTCATTTGACATCAGGAAGTGATGACCAGGAAAACACGGAATTTCATCAAGTGGTAAATTTGTTAGAGTCAGACACCTGGAATACTCAGGAAGTAGTTGTACCCTGGCTTGCTGCTGAAGAAAAACTGTGCAGGTTCACTGACATTTTTCATTATGAAATTCCTGTCAATGATTTCCGTGATTACGTGAAAAATgtattgcaaaattttaaaaaccctGTAATTCCTCGAAGTGTTCAAAAAGCCAAAGCCATAGTAAGCACAATTGCTGTCAGCTCTGCTGAACTGGAAAGAGGCTTCTCCAGTATGAATCATATTTGCTCAGATAAGAGCCTTGTTGTTGAAAATATAGCAAATTTGATGACAATTAACCTTATTGGCCTCCCTTTTGAGATATGGGACGCCGCACCTTATGCTAAAACATGGCTGAGAAACCACGTTGCTGATGATCAAAAGCTACAGCAGAGAGTAGTCCAGGAATATGATTGCAATCAAGTTGCCATTTggaatttactaaaataa